A window of Clostridium taeniosporum genomic DNA:
AAAACTCAAAGAGAGATAGCAGGCACATTAGGAATTTCTCGTTCTTATGTATCTAGAATAGAAAAAAAAGCTTTAAAGAAATTAAAAAAAGAACTATTTGGGAAAATTTAAAATTAAAATAAGGTGTAGCTAAAAAGCACACCTTATTTTAATATAAAAAACTATTAATTATATTAGGAAATATGTTAATCTTATTATAATAGTATTATTTTTAATAATATTTTTATGAAATATATTTTAATATTTAGTGGAGGAATAAGTTTGGCAAATATCGATAAACTGATTAAAAGTATTAATTTAGATAATGTTTCTGATATTCATATTTCTTCTGGGTTACCTCTAATGATTAGAATAGATGGTAATTTAAAAAGTGTTAATAATTTGGAAATTAGCCATGAAACAGTATGTGAATATATTAAAGAATTGGAACCTAAAAGATTTAATGAATTTTTAGAAAAGGGAGATATTGATTTAAAATATCAACCTAAAGGTATGGGGAATTTTAGAGTTAATGCATATAAATGTAGAGGTGGTTATTCAATTTGTTTGAGAGTAATAAAACAACGCATACCTAAGATTACTGATATAAGTAGTGCACAGATATTAAAAGATTTTACTAAATTAAATGACGGATTAGTACTAGTAACAGGCCCGACAGGATCAGGTAAAAGTACAACACTTGCAGCAATGATAAATGAAATTAATAATACTAAAGAAAAGCACATAATAACACTAGAGGATCCTATTGAATATATTTATGCAAATAATAAGTCAATAATAAATCAAAGGGAAATTGGTCAAGATACTAAGAGCTATATTATGGGATTAAGGGCAGCACTGAGACAAGATCCTGATGTTATATTGATTGGAGAAATGAGGGATACTGAAACAATAGAAGTAGCATTAAGAGCAGCTCAAACAGGACATTTAGTATTTTCAACACTTCATACAATGGGAGCTGCTAATAGTATTTATAGAATAATAAATTCTTTTGACAGTAAAGAACAAAATGAAATTAAAGTGCAACTTTCCTCGTTATTGAGAGGGGTTATATCACAGATTTTATTACCTAATTCTACAGGTACTGGTAGAACAGCTGCATTAGAAATTATGACTTGTACAAATAGTATTAAAAATTTAATAAGAGAAGGAAATTATGAACAAATAGATAGTTTTATTCAAATGGGAGCTAAGTATGGCATGCAAACTATTGATATGGATTTGAAAAGATTAGTTAATGAAAATATAATAGTTAAAGAAGAGTATATGAAGTGGAGAGCAAATAATAATTAATTTTAATGAGTAATTAAAAGGATTTTGAATTGCTATGTTGAATATAAAAAATAAATAGTATACTTTTCTGCAAGGAGGTAAGAAATAAAACAATGCAAGAGGAAATAATTGCATCAATAGATTTTGGAAGTAAGAAGCTATCAGCTTCTCTTGCAGCAAAAAAAGATGAAGAGGATATGCAAATACTTGGTGTTAAACATTGTAAGTCTAAAGGGATTGAAAAAGGAATAATTAAAGATGTTGATAAATGTCGCGAAATTTTAAAAGCTCTTTTAAAAGATTTAGAAGATAAAACAGGTAGAAAAATATTAAATATTTCAGCAGGAATATCTACTAGAAATATTAGAATAACAGAAGTAACAGTTTCTGTATC
This region includes:
- a CDS encoding type IV pilus twitching motility protein PilT codes for the protein MANIDKLIKSINLDNVSDIHISSGLPLMIRIDGNLKSVNNLEISHETVCEYIKELEPKRFNEFLEKGDIDLKYQPKGMGNFRVNAYKCRGGYSICLRVIKQRIPKITDISSAQILKDFTKLNDGLVLVTGPTGSGKSTTLAAMINEINNTKEKHIITLEDPIEYIYANNKSIINQREIGQDTKSYIMGLRAALRQDPDVILIGEMRDTETIEVALRAAQTGHLVFSTLHTMGAANSIYRIINSFDSKEQNEIKVQLSSLLRGVISQILLPNSTGTGRTAALEIMTCTNSIKNLIREGNYEQIDSFIQMGAKYGMQTIDMDLKRLVNENIIVKEEYMKWRANNN